Proteins found in one Thalassomonas actiniarum genomic segment:
- the gspC gene encoding type II secretion system protein GspC, which yields MELPNNMASLTETIAKLPQQRIAQAVIILMLAYIAYLGAQITWMLVPEPAANNTATSVPGGNNVSQEKQNISVSKIQALNLFGEYNSQAVEEEVIEIEDAPETRLNLTLTGVVASNKSDNAAAIIEHQSSQETYGIGDLITGTRATLEQVHNDRVLIKQSGRLETLMLDGFDYEQGKGGKTKAFRAKPVTSKNKSKAKSSRTKSREKSKGAKTSAKRVDQRDNRQLSKSVTSLRNDITEDPGKITDYLKISPKRENGSVTGYRLMPGKNPEFFQNSGLKSGDVAVQMNGFDLTVPSDAAQALRALKQEREVALLIDRNGEMTEILFRIDN from the coding sequence ATGGAATTGCCAAATAATATGGCCTCGTTAACTGAAACGATAGCCAAACTCCCGCAACAAAGGATTGCACAAGCTGTCATTATTTTGATGTTAGCTTATATTGCATATCTGGGAGCTCAGATTACATGGATGTTAGTGCCCGAACCCGCCGCTAACAATACCGCAACCAGTGTACCCGGAGGCAATAACGTCTCACAGGAAAAGCAAAACATCAGTGTCTCCAAGATACAGGCATTAAATCTTTTCGGAGAGTATAATAGCCAGGCTGTCGAGGAAGAAGTGATTGAAATTGAAGATGCGCCGGAAACCCGGTTGAACCTTACCCTGACCGGCGTGGTGGCCAGTAATAAAAGCGACAATGCCGCTGCCATTATTGAACATCAGTCGAGCCAGGAAACCTATGGTATCGGCGATTTAATTACAGGCACCCGGGCAACCTTGGAACAAGTACACAATGACAGGGTCTTAATAAAACAGTCGGGTCGTTTGGAAACCTTAATGCTCGATGGCTTTGACTATGAGCAGGGCAAAGGAGGTAAAACGAAAGCTTTCCGTGCCAAACCCGTGACCAGCAAGAATAAGAGTAAGGCTAAGTCATCGAGGACAAAATCAAGGGAAAAAAGCAAGGGGGCCAAAACATCGGCAAAGCGCGTAGATCAGCGTGATAACCGTCAGTTAAGTAAAAGTGTGACCAGCTTGCGTAATGATATCACAGAGGACCCGGGGAAAATCACAGATTACCTGAAGATTTCCCCCAAGCGAGAAAATGGTAGTGTCACCGGTTATCGCCTGATGCCGGGTAAAAATCCCGAGTTTTTCCAGAACTCAGGGTTAAAATCCGGTGATGTTGCGGTGCAAATGAATGGTTTCGATTTAACGGTACCGTCGGATGCGGCCCAGGCATTAAGAGCCTTAAAACAAGAACGAGAAGTGGCTTTACTGATAGATCGTAATGGCGAAATGACAGAAATATTGTTCAGGATAGATAATTAG
- a CDS encoding RNA-binding S4 domain-containing protein translates to MATKPVASSTETNTTRLDKWLWAARFYKTRAIAKQMIDGGKVFYNGQRTKSGRAVSIGDTIKVRQGYEEKEVTVIALADKRRDATFAQTLYRELESSLETREKNALARKQGILLSPAGDAKPDKKQRRKIRQLKERI, encoded by the coding sequence ATGGCAACAAAACCAGTGGCATCGAGCACGGAAACTAACACGACTCGATTAGACAAATGGCTCTGGGCGGCACGTTTTTATAAAACCCGGGCCATTGCCAAGCAAATGATCGACGGCGGTAAAGTCTTTTACAACGGACAACGTACTAAATCAGGTAGAGCCGTGTCAATCGGTGATACAATAAAAGTTAGGCAAGGTTACGAAGAAAAAGAGGTAACTGTCATCGCACTTGCGGACAAACGCAGGGACGCCACCTTCGCGCAAACCCTGTACCGGGAGTTAGAAAGCAGCCTGGAAACACGCGAAAAAAATGCCCTGGCCCGCAAGCAGGGAATTTTATTAAGTCCCGCCGGTGACGCTAAACCGGATAAGAAACAACGCCGTAAAATCCGACAACTTAAAGAAAGGATATAA
- the hslO gene encoding Hsp33 family molecular chaperone HslO, with protein MSRSDVLNRYLFDDLHARGELVQLKQSYQEILGEHDYPAGVRTLLGELLAATCLLTATIKFEGEITVQLQGDGPVGYIAVNGNHNQQMRGIARLKEATDAQGLKALIGKGNMIITIRPNQGEAYQGVVALDRDTLADCLAHYFEVSEQIPTQIWLFCDEQAQQTGGALVQLMPDGEDKAKQQQDFDHLCQLTQTIKSEELFTLDAETLLYRLYHQEEVRLFEPQDVSYQCSCSTEKCLAAIAQIEPAELKSILAEQGNLSMTCDYCMTTYAFNEQDLSAYLDEGKDAAGGAVTKH; from the coding sequence ATGTCTCGTTCTGACGTTTTAAACCGCTACTTATTTGATGATCTGCATGCGCGTGGAGAATTAGTACAATTAAAACAAAGCTACCAAGAAATTTTAGGTGAACACGACTACCCCGCCGGGGTACGCACCTTACTGGGTGAATTACTCGCTGCCACCTGTTTACTGACCGCCACGATAAAGTTTGAAGGCGAAATCACGGTACAGCTCCAGGGAGACGGCCCCGTGGGTTATATTGCCGTCAACGGCAACCATAACCAGCAGATGCGCGGCATTGCCCGGTTAAAAGAAGCCACAGATGCACAAGGCCTGAAAGCCCTTATCGGCAAAGGCAATATGATCATCACCATACGCCCGAACCAGGGAGAAGCCTATCAGGGCGTAGTGGCCCTGGACCGGGACACCCTGGCGGATTGCCTGGCCCACTATTTTGAAGTATCTGAGCAAATCCCCACCCAAATCTGGCTGTTTTGCGATGAACAGGCGCAGCAAACCGGCGGCGCCCTGGTGCAATTAATGCCCGACGGAGAAGATAAAGCAAAACAGCAGCAGGACTTTGACCACCTGTGCCAGCTGACCCAGACGATAAAAAGTGAAGAACTCTTTACCCTGGATGCCGAAACCTTGCTATACCGCTTATATCACCAGGAAGAAGTGCGTCTGTTTGAGCCTCAGGATGTCAGTTACCAGTGCAGCTGCTCAACGGAGAAATGCCTGGCCGCCATTGCCCAGATTGAACCGGCAGAGCTGAAATCCATTCTGGCAGAGCAAGGCAACCTCAGCATGACCTGTGATTATTGCATGACAACCTATGCTTTTAACGAACAGGACTTAAGCGCTTACCTTGACGAAGGTAAAGACGCAGCAGGCGGTGCAGTCACTAAGCACTAG
- a CDS encoding S8 family serine peptidase: protein MSSKVAIAVSAALMSMSLSSAAESQLTRLGKSQVPQGTQIKTVAKNANTGVAAVFTPEADLAQGTHRYLVRLSEDPVALYQGNIAGYQATSPALAKSAATANGKLNTKAPEVKAYRSLLNKRQDQVITQAEQVLSKLDIKQRTTLAFNGMVVEMTQAEAEKLAKVPGIAQIKREVMRYPTTDAGPAFIKAPAVWDGSASGTAHQGEGLIVGVIDTGINSDHPSFADVGADGYDHTNPNGSGVYSGDCATEEWAGLCNDKLIGVHSYPLITDDYPLFDETVAANGVDHNGHGSHTAGTAAGNILKDVTLDNGLEVAEMSGVAPHANIISYQVCLPGEPGDAIEFDGCYPSLTILAVEHAIEAGVDVINYSVGGGSSDPWQDGDSLAFLSARKAGIHVATSAGNDGPDPYTLGSPSEAPWITTVAAGTHDRELIENQMTVDGFDYDYADSTGPEVDAEFSGTLLYAGSVDEANIEGCEAYAADAFKDKIALISRGSCNFSDKIINASDAGASAVVVYNNQGGDDSSLSMSGLAGTTIPSLFISENSGKAIIGALAEDPTLSASFAPFQIAEADGGVMADFSSRGPNLAVADILSPSITAPGSGILAAYADEISAGMVESPAPSDYGFLSGTSMASPHVAGALTLLAGLQPDWTPAQAQSALMLTANQEVLKEDGETPADFFDMGSGYANVALAAASGLVMDENYDNYVAANPTTGGQPSALNLPSMANATCIDTCSWTRTVTATSDANWHASAELLDANSGLTVTVSPESFELAAGESQVLTITADVSATKNDWSFANIKLTAAGFPDAQLPLVVKPGESNLPETLTLLADSAQGSKTYSGYQDKKLSIISASLYTKKEVISEETDELQENFAQEWQLDLTEDAALVIFSLGETTAPDLDLYVYDSDRNQLGSSATNSSDESITLTDVAAGIYTVEVVNYQASVAGGTDPYQLNISAIYQDEASQDENVTVAVVQDESSDEFSLKFDWSLSNSLDETTKGLLYLTAEDGSNYPVNFTFDITEVTPTATISSSAVNVVEEERVTLTGSTAFNKNGAEVSYHWEQLSGPQVSFDANGRSISFLAPKVSQDETLSFTLTVTEANGNTSTETTSVNVINRRNGGGGSFGWLSLLAAPLLFLRRLKK from the coding sequence ATGAGTAGTAAAGTAGCCATTGCCGTATCCGCGGCTTTGATGTCAATGTCCCTGAGTTCGGCCGCCGAAAGCCAGTTAACCCGGTTAGGGAAAAGCCAGGTGCCACAAGGCACACAAATCAAAACTGTAGCCAAAAACGCCAACACCGGTGTTGCGGCCGTTTTTACCCCGGAAGCTGACTTAGCCCAGGGCACGCACCGCTATTTGGTCCGCCTGAGCGAAGATCCCGTCGCCTTATACCAGGGCAATATTGCCGGTTATCAAGCCACCAGCCCGGCATTGGCCAAAAGCGCAGCCACCGCAAACGGCAAACTCAATACCAAGGCCCCTGAAGTTAAGGCTTACCGCAGCTTATTGAACAAGCGCCAGGATCAGGTGATTACCCAGGCAGAGCAGGTGCTGAGCAAACTGGACATCAAACAACGTACTACCCTGGCCTTTAACGGTATGGTGGTTGAAATGACCCAGGCAGAAGCAGAAAAGCTGGCCAAGGTCCCGGGCATTGCCCAGATCAAACGTGAAGTCATGCGCTACCCCACCACGGATGCCGGTCCTGCTTTTATCAAGGCCCCGGCGGTTTGGGACGGTAGTGCCAGCGGTACCGCCCATCAGGGTGAAGGCCTGATTGTCGGCGTCATCGATACCGGTATCAACAGTGATCACCCATCTTTTGCCGATGTCGGCGCAGACGGTTACGATCATACTAACCCCAACGGCAGCGGTGTCTACAGCGGCGACTGTGCCACCGAAGAATGGGCCGGATTATGTAACGACAAACTCATCGGTGTTCACAGCTATCCGCTGATCACAGACGACTACCCTTTATTCGATGAAACCGTGGCTGCCAACGGCGTCGACCACAACGGTCACGGCTCTCATACCGCCGGCACCGCCGCCGGTAATATCCTCAAAGATGTTACCCTGGATAACGGCCTTGAAGTGGCGGAAATGTCCGGTGTTGCCCCGCATGCCAATATTATTTCTTACCAGGTTTGTTTACCGGGTGAACCGGGTGATGCCATCGAATTCGACGGTTGTTACCCCTCCCTGACCATATTGGCGGTAGAGCATGCCATTGAAGCCGGTGTTGATGTGATCAACTACTCGGTTGGCGGCGGCAGCTCAGATCCGTGGCAGGACGGCGATTCCCTGGCCTTTTTATCTGCGCGCAAGGCGGGCATCCATGTAGCGACTTCCGCCGGTAATGACGGCCCGGATCCATACACCCTGGGCTCACCCAGTGAAGCCCCGTGGATCACCACAGTGGCCGCCGGTACCCATGACCGCGAGCTCATCGAAAACCAAATGACGGTCGATGGCTTTGATTACGATTATGCCGACAGCACAGGCCCTGAAGTTGATGCAGAATTTTCCGGCACCCTGCTATATGCCGGCAGCGTAGACGAAGCCAATATTGAAGGCTGTGAAGCTTATGCCGCAGACGCCTTCAAAGATAAAATCGCCCTGATCAGCCGCGGCAGCTGTAATTTCTCCGATAAGATCATTAACGCCAGCGATGCCGGCGCCAGTGCTGTGGTTGTCTATAACAACCAGGGGGGTGACGACTCATCCCTGAGCATGAGCGGCCTGGCCGGCACCACGATTCCTTCGCTCTTTATCTCGGAAAATTCAGGCAAAGCCATTATCGGCGCACTGGCTGAAGACCCAACATTAAGCGCTTCCTTTGCGCCGTTCCAGATCGCAGAAGCCGACGGCGGTGTGATGGCTGATTTCAGCTCCCGCGGCCCTAACTTAGCGGTAGCCGATATTTTATCTCCGTCGATTACCGCACCGGGCTCAGGTATTCTCGCGGCTTATGCCGACGAAATCTCTGCCGGCATGGTAGAATCCCCGGCGCCGAGCGATTACGGCTTCTTAAGCGGCACTTCCATGGCCAGCCCGCACGTTGCCGGCGCCCTGACGCTATTGGCGGGATTACAGCCAGACTGGACCCCGGCACAGGCACAATCGGCATTAATGCTGACAGCCAATCAGGAAGTATTAAAAGAAGACGGTGAAACCCCGGCAGACTTCTTCGATATGGGCTCAGGTTATGCCAACGTTGCCCTGGCCGCCGCCAGCGGCCTGGTAATGGATGAAAACTATGACAATTATGTCGCAGCCAACCCAACCACAGGCGGTCAACCGTCAGCCCTGAATTTACCCAGCATGGCAAATGCGACCTGTATCGATACCTGCTCCTGGACCCGTACGGTAACGGCAACTTCAGATGCCAACTGGCATGCCAGTGCCGAGTTGCTGGATGCAAACAGCGGTTTAACCGTCACAGTATCGCCGGAAAGCTTTGAACTGGCTGCCGGTGAGTCTCAGGTATTAACCATTACCGCAGATGTCAGTGCCACCAAAAACGACTGGAGTTTTGCCAATATCAAGCTAACGGCTGCAGGTTTCCCTGATGCCCAGTTACCGCTTGTGGTAAAACCCGGCGAAAGCAACCTGCCGGAAACCTTAACCTTGCTTGCGGACAGTGCTCAAGGCTCAAAGACCTATAGTGGCTATCAGGATAAGAAACTGTCCATTATCAGCGCCAGTCTTTACACCAAAAAAGAAGTGATCAGCGAAGAAACCGATGAACTTCAGGAGAACTTCGCGCAGGAATGGCAGTTAGACCTGACAGAAGATGCCGCTTTGGTGATCTTCTCCCTGGGTGAAACTACGGCACCGGATCTGGATTTGTATGTTTATGATAGCGATCGCAATCAGTTAGGCTCATCGGCAACAAATTCCTCGGATGAAAGCATCACCCTGACTGATGTCGCCGCCGGCATATATACGGTGGAAGTGGTCAATTACCAGGCCTCAGTTGCCGGAGGTACAGACCCTTATCAGTTAAATATTTCAGCCATCTATCAGGATGAAGCTTCACAAGACGAAAATGTCACGGTTGCTGTTGTTCAGGATGAAAGCAGTGATGAGTTTTCCCTGAAATTTGACTGGAGCCTGAGCAACAGTTTGGATGAAACCACCAAGGGTTTACTGTACTTAACTGCCGAAGACGGCAGCAATTACCCTGTTAATTTCACCTTCGATATCACAGAGGTAACGCCGACAGCGACAATTTCATCCTCTGCAGTCAATGTGGTCGAAGAAGAAAGGGTAACTTTAACCGGCTCCACAGCTTTTAATAAGAACGGCGCTGAGGTGAGCTATCACTGGGAGCAGCTATCTGGCCCTCAGGTATCCTTTGACGCCAATGGCCGGAGCATCAGCTTCTTGGCCCCTAAAGTCAGTCAAGATGAAACTTTATCATTCACCCTGACGGTTACCGAAGCCAACGGCAACACCAGTACAGAAACCACCAGCGTTAACGTCATTAACAGACGAAACGGTGGCGGCGGTTCTTTTGGCTGGCTCTCGTTACTGGCGGCACCTTTGTTGTTCCTTCGCCGCTTGAAGAAATAA
- the pckA gene encoding phosphoenolpyruvate carboxykinase (ATP), translating to MTAVHSSIDLSLYGIKDVAEIVYNPSYELLFAEETKEGLSGYDKGVVTELGAVSVDTGIFTGRSPKDKYIVRDDVTRDTVWWSDQGKNDNKPMTPETWSELKGLVTEQLSAKRLFVVDTFCGADEATRLKVRFVTEVAWQAHFVKNMFIRPTDEELKNYEPDFVVLNGAKTTNPNWQEQGLNSENFVAFNLTEKMQLIGGTWYGGEMKKGMFSMMNYLLPLKGIASMHCSANVGKDDDVAIFFGLSGTGKTTLSTDPKRKLIGDDEHGWDDNGVFNFEGGCYAKTINLSKENEPDIYQAIRRDALLENVTVNEGGLIDFDDNSKTENTRVSYPIHHIDNIVKPVSRAGHAKKVIFLTADAFGVLPPVAKLTPEQTEYYFLSGFTAKLAGTERGITEPTPTFSSCFGAAFLSLHPTQYAEVLNKRMQAVGAEAYLVNTGWNGTGKRISIKATRAIIDAILDGSIDNAETQVLPLFNLEIPTKVAGVEGDILDPRDTYQDKAEWQGKAADLAKRFVNNFEKFTDTENGASLVSAGPQL from the coding sequence ATGACCGCAGTACACAGCTCAATTGATTTGTCTTTATACGGAATTAAAGACGTTGCTGAAATTGTATATAATCCATCTTATGAGTTGCTATTTGCCGAAGAAACCAAAGAAGGTCTCTCTGGCTATGACAAGGGTGTTGTCACTGAACTGGGCGCGGTCTCCGTTGACACCGGCATTTTTACCGGCCGTTCGCCAAAAGATAAATATATCGTCCGTGACGATGTGACCCGGGATACCGTGTGGTGGTCAGATCAGGGTAAAAACGACAATAAACCTATGACGCCTGAAACCTGGTCTGAATTAAAAGGCCTGGTTACCGAGCAGTTATCCGCCAAGCGATTATTTGTGGTTGATACCTTTTGCGGCGCCGATGAAGCGACCCGTTTGAAAGTTCGTTTTGTGACCGAAGTCGCCTGGCAGGCGCACTTTGTGAAAAACATGTTTATCCGTCCGACGGATGAAGAGCTGAAAAACTATGAACCGGATTTCGTGGTATTAAACGGTGCCAAAACCACTAACCCGAACTGGCAAGAGCAGGGACTGAACTCCGAAAATTTCGTTGCCTTCAACCTGACAGAAAAAATGCAGCTGATCGGCGGCACCTGGTATGGCGGCGAAATGAAAAAAGGTATGTTCTCTATGATGAACTACCTGTTGCCGTTAAAAGGCATAGCTTCCATGCACTGTAGCGCCAACGTCGGTAAAGACGACGACGTTGCCATTTTCTTCGGCTTATCCGGTACCGGTAAAACCACCTTGTCCACAGATCCTAAGCGTAAGCTGATTGGTGATGACGAGCACGGCTGGGATGATAACGGCGTATTCAACTTTGAAGGCGGCTGTTACGCCAAAACCATCAACCTGAGCAAAGAAAACGAACCGGACATTTACCAGGCCATCCGCCGCGATGCCCTGCTAGAAAATGTCACGGTGAATGAAGGCGGGTTAATTGATTTTGACGATAACTCAAAAACCGAAAATACCCGGGTTTCCTACCCGATCCATCACATCGACAATATCGTAAAACCGGTTTCCCGTGCCGGCCATGCGAAAAAAGTGATTTTCTTAACCGCTGATGCCTTTGGCGTATTACCGCCGGTAGCCAAGTTAACACCTGAACAGACGGAATATTACTTCCTGTCCGGTTTTACCGCCAAACTGGCCGGTACCGAGCGTGGCATTACCGAGCCGACACCGACCTTCTCCAGCTGTTTCGGCGCGGCTTTCTTAAGCCTGCACCCGACGCAATATGCCGAAGTATTAAATAAACGCATGCAGGCGGTTGGCGCCGAAGCCTACCTGGTCAATACCGGCTGGAACGGCACCGGCAAGCGTATCTCGATCAAAGCCACCCGGGCAATTATCGATGCCATTCTTGACGGCTCTATCGACAATGCAGAAACTCAAGTATTACCTTTGTTCAACCTGGAAATTCCAACCAAGGTTGCCGGTGTCGAAGGGGATATTCTGGATCCGCGTGATACTTATCAAGACAAGGCTGAATGGCAAGGTAAAGCAGCCGATCTGGCCAAGCGTTTTGTCAATAACTTCGAGAAATTCACCGATACCGAAAACGGTGCTTCATTAGTATCTGCCGGTCCTCAGTTATAA